A window of Streptomyces sp. DG1A-41 contains these coding sequences:
- a CDS encoding MBL fold metallo-hydrolase, with the protein MRADVHQVADGIYLVHGSHTNWVILAEGDAVTLVDTGYPGDRERLLASLAQVGSSPEAVAAVLITHAHNDHLGSAEYLRATYGTPVYLHEAEVPHARRDFLHQVSLGTVLKNGWRPGVLPWAVHALRSGGTMHNPVTAPEPFPAGALDLPGRPVPVHTPGHTDGHCAYHVPGTGVLISGDALVSGHPTSRIEGPQLLPDMFHHERPRAVASLDVLAELEGELLLPGHGPVHRGSVKDAAHRARERAL; encoded by the coding sequence ATGCGGGCAGACGTACACCAAGTTGCGGACGGCATCTACTTGGTGCACGGCTCCCACACCAACTGGGTGATCCTCGCGGAGGGGGACGCCGTCACGCTGGTCGACACCGGCTACCCCGGCGACCGGGAGCGGCTCCTCGCCTCGCTCGCTCAGGTGGGAAGCTCCCCGGAGGCGGTCGCGGCGGTGCTGATCACGCACGCGCACAACGACCACCTGGGGTCCGCCGAGTACCTGCGCGCCACGTACGGCACGCCCGTGTACCTGCACGAGGCCGAAGTACCGCACGCGCGCCGCGACTTCCTGCACCAGGTGTCCCTCGGGACGGTGCTGAAGAACGGCTGGCGCCCCGGGGTGCTGCCGTGGGCCGTGCACGCGCTGCGTTCCGGCGGCACGATGCACAACCCGGTCACGGCCCCCGAGCCGTTCCCGGCGGGTGCCCTGGACCTGCCCGGGCGGCCCGTGCCGGTGCACACGCCGGGCCACACCGACGGGCACTGCGCCTACCACGTGCCGGGCACCGGCGTGCTGATCTCCGGCGACGCCCTGGTCAGCGGGCACCCCACCTCGCGGATCGAGGGGCCGCAGCTGCTGCCGGACATGTTCCACCACGAGCGCCCCCGTGCCGTGGCCTCCCTGGACGTCCTTGCGGAGCTGGAGGGCGAGCTGCTCCTGCCCGGGCACGGTCCGGTCCACCGCGGCTCGGTGAAGGACGCCGCGCACCGGGCCCGGGAGCGCGCCCTCTAA
- a CDS encoding DUF4032 domain-containing protein — MALQISATNPEHPALLLELPWDLPLEEWPEEYLVPLPRGISRHVVRYSRAGDEVIAVKELAERPALREYELLRDLDRIGIPAVDPLAVVTGRTDADGAPLESVLITRHLGGSMPYRSMFETTMRPATMHRLMDALAVLLVRLHLAGFAWGDCSLSNTLFRRDAGAYAAYLVDAETGDLHPQLSSGQREYDLDLARVNISGELLDLEASGALHPSVDPVEFGMEICARYRGLWDELTRTSVYPAGKYHYIERRIRRLNDLGFDVAEMQIEHASNGDTVTFVPKVVDAGHHQRQLLRLTGLDTEENQARRLLNDLESWMATQDDYAPGDPLGARPEVLAHRWVREVFRPTVRAVPPELRGSMDPAEIYHQLLEHRWYLSERAQHDIGIETAVEDYIKNILPKARKTLQPTAE; from the coding sequence ATGGCACTTCAGATCAGCGCGACCAACCCGGAGCATCCCGCGCTTCTGCTCGAGCTGCCGTGGGACCTGCCCCTGGAGGAGTGGCCGGAGGAGTACCTCGTGCCGCTGCCGCGCGGCATATCCCGGCACGTGGTGCGCTACTCCCGGGCCGGCGACGAGGTGATCGCGGTCAAGGAGCTGGCCGAGCGGCCCGCGCTGCGCGAGTACGAGCTGCTGCGCGACCTGGACCGGATCGGCATCCCGGCGGTGGACCCGCTGGCCGTCGTCACCGGCCGCACCGACGCGGACGGCGCCCCGCTGGAGAGCGTGCTGATCACCCGGCACCTGGGCGGCTCGATGCCGTACCGCTCGATGTTCGAGACGACCATGCGCCCGGCCACCATGCACCGGCTGATGGACGCCCTCGCCGTGCTCCTGGTCCGGCTGCACCTGGCCGGGTTCGCCTGGGGCGACTGCTCGCTGTCCAACACCCTCTTCCGGCGCGACGCGGGCGCCTACGCCGCTTATCTGGTGGACGCCGAGACCGGTGACCTGCATCCGCAGCTCAGCTCCGGGCAGCGCGAGTACGACCTGGACCTCGCCCGCGTGAACATCAGCGGGGAGCTGCTGGACCTGGAGGCGTCCGGGGCGCTGCACCCGTCCGTGGACCCGGTCGAGTTCGGCATGGAGATCTGCGCCCGCTACCGCGGCCTGTGGGACGAACTGACCCGCACCTCCGTCTACCCGGCCGGCAAGTACCACTACATAGAACGCCGGATCCGCCGCCTGAACGATCTCGGTTTCGACGTCGCCGAGATGCAGATCGAGCACGCCTCGAACGGCGACACGGTCACCTTCGTACCCAAGGTCGTCGACGCGGGCCACCACCAGCGCCAGCTGCTGCGCCTGACCGGGCTGGACACCGAGGAGAACCAGGCCCGCCGGCTGCTGAACGACCTGGAGAGCTGGATGGCCACCCAGGACGACTACGCCCCGGGCGACCCCCTCGGTGCCCGCCCGGAGGTACTTGCGCACCGCTGGGTGCGGGAGGTGTTCCGGCCCACCGTGCGGGCCGTGCCGCCCGAACTGCGCGGTTCCATGGACCCGGCGGAGATCTACCACCAGCTCCTCGAACACCGCTGGTACCTGTCCGAGCGGGCCCAGCACGACATCGGCATCGAAACGGCGGTCGAGGACTACATCAAGAACATCCTCCCCAAGGCCCGCAAGACGCTTCAGCCGACGGCGGAGTGA
- a CDS encoding universal stress protein: MTRPITAGVDGSQESLAALAWAAREAVRRGLALRVVHAWRFQPQEVLEAGIAGDADSQAEWVHSAVTEAVGTVTERHPDLEVTTDVVEGAVVDTLVAAAAAAEMLVLGSRGHGPVVGFLLGSVGQQAIAEATRPVVLVRADDQPSMEAAGREVVVGQQGDPEDSADALRFAFETAAARGATVRVVRAWTLPPVFAYSPGSLKLLDEAGGLEPYERKALAAAVRPWRERFPDVPVEEHVEMGSAGQVLLSVAGAAQLMVVGRRAHRTAVGARIGSVAHGVLHHADCPVAVIPHT; encoded by the coding sequence ATGACACGTCCGATCACCGCAGGGGTCGACGGATCGCAGGAGAGCCTGGCCGCCCTGGCCTGGGCGGCCCGGGAGGCGGTGCGGCGCGGGCTGGCGCTGCGGGTGGTGCACGCCTGGCGGTTCCAGCCGCAGGAGGTCCTCGAAGCGGGGATCGCCGGGGACGCGGACAGCCAGGCGGAGTGGGTGCACAGCGCGGTGACCGAGGCCGTCGGGACCGTCACCGAACGGCACCCGGACCTGGAGGTGACCACCGACGTCGTGGAGGGCGCGGTCGTCGACACCCTGGTCGCCGCGGCCGCCGCCGCCGAAATGCTGGTGCTCGGCTCGCGCGGCCACGGGCCGGTCGTCGGCTTCCTGCTCGGCTCGGTCGGCCAGCAGGCCATAGCCGAGGCCACCCGGCCCGTCGTGCTCGTCCGGGCCGATGACCAGCCCTCGATGGAGGCCGCCGGGCGGGAGGTCGTCGTGGGCCAGCAGGGCGACCCGGAGGACAGCGCCGACGCGCTGCGGTTCGCGTTCGAGACGGCTGCCGCGCGCGGGGCGACCGTACGGGTCGTACGGGCCTGGACCCTGCCGCCCGTCTTCGCCTACAGCCCCGGCTCGCTGAAGCTCCTCGACGAGGCCGGGGGACTGGAGCCGTACGAGAGGAAGGCGCTGGCCGCCGCGGTCCGGCCGTGGCGGGAGCGTTTCCCCGACGTGCCGGTGGAGGAGCACGTCGAGATGGGCAGCGCCGGCCAGGTGCTGCTGTCGGTGGCCGGGGCGGCCCAGCTGATGGTCGTCGGCCGACGGGCTCACCGTACGGCCGTCGGCGCCCGGATCGGCTCGGTGGCGCACGGGGTGCTGCACCACGCGGACTGCCCGGTGGCCGTGATCCCTCACACGTGA
- a CDS encoding ATP-binding protein, giving the protein MDKEYDRTLPRIPAYPAELNQVWTNLIDNAVSAMNSAGGQGTLSVRTARGHDLLLVGFRDTGVGIPAEDRGRIFDPFFTTQPVGEGTGLGLDISWRIVVNKHHGSIQVESEPGNTRFQVLLPLTAVEEESA; this is encoded by the coding sequence GTGGACAAGGAGTACGACCGGACGCTGCCGAGGATCCCGGCGTACCCGGCGGAGCTCAACCAGGTGTGGACGAACCTGATCGACAACGCGGTCTCGGCGATGAACAGCGCGGGCGGGCAAGGGACGCTGTCCGTGCGGACGGCCCGGGGCCACGACCTGCTGCTGGTGGGGTTCCGGGACACGGGCGTCGGTATCCCGGCGGAGGACCGGGGGCGGATCTTCGACCCCTTCTTCACGACGCAGCCGGTGGGCGAGGGGACCGGGCTCGGGCTGGACATCTCCTGGCGGATCGTGGTCAACAAGCATCACGGCAGCATTCAGGTGGAGTCGGAGCCGGGGAACACACGATTCCAGGTGCTGCTTCCGCTGACAGCGGTCGAGGAGGAGTCGGCATGA
- a CDS encoding AAA family ATPase produces MPQASSVTPVVGRDAELTRLSRVLERARGGEARAVLVAGDAGVGKTRLLEEVGGRAADSGMTVVTGHCVDLGDVGLPYLPFTEALGALAADERFAPALAARPVVERLLGAGTDSARHVDGRLRLFEAMAGLLSDVADVAPLLLVLEDLHWADQSSRDLLRFLLGRGVLRHRLAVFASYRADDLHRRHPLRPLLAELIRLPVVERLELRPLGDSDVARLVRQLERRPLADATVRRIVERAEGNAFYAEELLAATDTRSGGVPSGLADVLLIRFEQLSDTAQQVLRTAAVAGRRVEHELLREAVGLAEEVLESALREAVGRQLLVAGDDDTYSFRHALAREAVYADLLPGERARLHGAFARLLAGRGRAAESAAERAHHYRESHDLAEALAASLEAADHAQRVGAPAEEHRHLEAALDLWPAVGAEARRSGAGADRVTLTLRASAAAAHAGELHRAVSLTRSALAELGQDADSELAARVRYTLAGNLLRVDSLTAAFAYSSEALAMIPEDPPSLTWVWAAATHAMAARHVGENETALRVARRALSVAEELRVTDAQADLLISVAVFDGGGRRSPAGRERLLRARELARSSGNAAVELRALFNLAMGCYESGALAECVPWLTEGLDRARRAGLLSSPYPLEMRYLRLVVLHVLGRWDECVRAAAADADVLPAAGGYTIGPALYVALARGDLTAADRARALLEGPFDWMATLVAGIVLTDAAALRRDPEDAVRWTRSTVAALTDEAGTRPDVTARLAALALSAVADAAAEPRRAGDEAGVRRWTDTALELVELARATATRGEDGAPQGPEGQAWLARAEAEGIRAVSGPDAAAWAEAVTAFGYGDVYEQARCRLRYAEALVAAGRREEAAAEAREARQTAERLGATPLREQVDALVRRGRLADTPEADERAGVLTAREQEVLRLLALGRSNRQIGEELFITGKTASVHVSNILAKLGASSRGEAVAIAYREGLITPEPSASG; encoded by the coding sequence GTGCCGCAGGCTTCATCTGTCACACCGGTTGTCGGGAGGGATGCCGAACTCACGCGGCTCTCCAGGGTGCTGGAGCGTGCGCGCGGGGGTGAGGCACGGGCCGTGCTGGTCGCCGGGGACGCCGGGGTCGGTAAGACCCGGCTGCTGGAGGAGGTCGGGGGACGGGCCGCCGATTCAGGCATGACCGTGGTCACCGGGCACTGCGTGGATCTCGGGGACGTCGGTCTGCCCTATCTGCCCTTCACCGAGGCCCTGGGGGCGCTCGCCGCCGACGAGCGGTTCGCGCCCGCCCTGGCCGCTCGCCCCGTGGTCGAGCGGCTGCTGGGGGCCGGGACCGATTCCGCGCGGCACGTCGACGGGCGGTTGCGGCTCTTCGAGGCGATGGCGGGGCTGCTGTCCGATGTGGCGGACGTCGCGCCGCTGTTGCTCGTGCTGGAGGACCTGCACTGGGCCGACCAGTCGTCGCGGGATCTGCTGCGGTTCCTGCTCGGCCGGGGTGTTTTGCGGCACCGGCTGGCGGTGTTCGCCTCGTACCGGGCGGACGACCTGCACCGTCGCCACCCGCTGCGGCCGCTGCTGGCTGAGCTGATACGGCTGCCCGTCGTGGAGCGGCTGGAGCTGCGGCCGCTGGGCGATTCCGATGTGGCCCGGCTGGTGCGACAGCTCGAACGGCGTCCGCTGGCGGACGCCACGGTGCGGCGGATCGTGGAGCGGGCCGAGGGAAACGCCTTCTACGCGGAGGAGTTGCTCGCGGCGACGGACACTCGGTCCGGTGGGGTGCCCAGCGGGCTCGCCGATGTACTGCTGATCCGCTTCGAGCAGCTGTCCGACACCGCGCAGCAGGTGCTGCGGACCGCCGCCGTCGCCGGGCGCCGGGTGGAGCACGAGCTGTTGCGGGAGGCGGTCGGGCTTGCCGAGGAGGTGCTGGAGTCGGCGCTGCGGGAGGCGGTGGGGCGGCAGTTGCTCGTCGCCGGGGACGACGACACGTACTCCTTCCGGCACGCCCTCGCCCGTGAGGCCGTCTACGCCGATCTCCTCCCCGGGGAGCGGGCGCGGCTGCACGGCGCGTTCGCCCGGCTGCTCGCCGGGCGGGGCCGGGCCGCGGAGAGCGCTGCCGAGCGTGCCCACCACTACCGGGAGAGCCACGATCTCGCCGAAGCGCTGGCCGCCTCGCTGGAGGCCGCCGACCACGCCCAGCGGGTCGGTGCGCCGGCCGAGGAGCACCGGCATCTGGAAGCGGCCCTGGACCTGTGGCCGGCGGTGGGTGCCGAGGCGCGGCGCTCGGGCGCGGGGGCCGACCGTGTGACGCTGACGTTGCGGGCCTCGGCGGCGGCCGCGCACGCCGGGGAGCTGCACCGGGCGGTCTCGCTCACGCGGTCCGCGCTGGCGGAGCTCGGCCAGGACGCCGACTCCGAACTCGCCGCCCGGGTCCGCTACACCCTCGCCGGGAACCTGCTGCGCGTGGACAGCCTGACGGCCGCGTTCGCCTACAGCAGCGAGGCCCTGGCGATGATCCCCGAGGATCCTCCGTCGCTCACGTGGGTGTGGGCGGCGGCCACGCATGCCATGGCCGCACGCCACGTCGGGGAGAACGAGACCGCGCTGCGGGTCGCCCGGCGGGCCCTGAGTGTGGCCGAGGAGCTGCGGGTGACCGACGCCCAGGCGGATCTGCTGATCTCCGTGGCCGTCTTCGACGGGGGCGGGCGGCGCAGCCCCGCGGGCCGTGAGCGGCTGCTGCGGGCCCGGGAGCTGGCCCGGAGTTCGGGCAACGCGGCCGTGGAGCTGCGCGCCCTGTTCAACCTGGCCATGGGCTGCTACGAGTCCGGTGCGCTGGCGGAGTGCGTGCCCTGGCTGACGGAGGGCCTGGACCGGGCCCGGCGCGCCGGGCTGCTGTCGTCCCCGTATCCGCTGGAGATGCGGTACCTGCGGCTGGTGGTGCTGCATGTGCTGGGCCGCTGGGACGAGTGTGTGCGGGCGGCTGCGGCCGATGCCGACGTGCTGCCGGCCGCCGGCGGGTACACGATCGGTCCCGCGCTGTATGTCGCCCTGGCACGGGGCGACCTGACGGCCGCCGACCGGGCGCGTGCCCTGCTGGAGGGGCCCTTCGACTGGATGGCCACCCTGGTCGCGGGCATCGTGCTCACCGACGCCGCGGCGCTGCGCCGTGATCCCGAGGACGCGGTGCGATGGACACGGTCCACGGTCGCGGCCCTCACCGACGAGGCGGGCACCCGCCCGGACGTCACGGCCCGGCTCGCCGCCCTGGCGTTGTCCGCGGTGGCCGACGCGGCCGCCGAGCCGCGGCGTGCCGGCGACGAGGCCGGGGTCCGCCGCTGGACGGACACCGCGTTGGAACTGGTGGAGTTGGCGCGGGCCACTGCGACCCGCGGCGAGGACGGTGCTCCCCAGGGCCCCGAGGGGCAGGCGTGGCTGGCCCGTGCCGAGGCGGAGGGGATCCGGGCCGTTTCGGGGCCGGACGCCGCGGCCTGGGCGGAGGCGGTGACGGCGTTCGGCTACGGCGACGTCTACGAGCAGGCGCGCTGCCGGCTGCGGTACGCCGAGGCCCTGGTGGCGGCCGGGCGTCGCGAGGAGGCGGCGGCCGAGGCCCGCGAGGCCCGGCAGACCGCCGAGCGCCTCGGTGCCACGCCGCTGCGGGAGCAGGTGGACGCCCTGGTCCGGCGCGGTCGCCTGGCGGACACGCCGGAGGCCGACGAGCGTGCCGGTGTGCTCACCGCACGCGAGCAGGAGGTGCTGCGGCTGCTCGCGCTCGGCCGCAGCAACCGGCAGATCGGCGAGGAGCTGTTCATCACCGGCAAGACGGCGAGCGTCCACGTCTCCAACATCCTCGCCAAGCTGGGCGCGTCGAGCCGTGGTGAGGCGGTGGCGATCGCCTACCGGGAGGGCCTGATCACCCCTGAGCCGTCGGCGTCCGGCTGA
- a CDS encoding SGNH/GDSL hydrolase family protein — protein MPRTARPRSRTAPAALSCCLVLGCASGGTPQGHEPAPPTSAPTGTGYGVVTWASSADRIGAAADGRGYRLVVRTSVGGTGLRVRLSNAFGDQPVTFGNVHAGLQRDGAALVPGSNRRLTFGGARSVTVPAGGIVYSDPLPVRVPAASKLVVSLYVPRAGGVLTGHWMAMQTSYTTDGDHTAQESGANWTQRTGSWSYLDAVTVRPRPAAGAVAALGDSITDGWQSTTDLDRRWPDHLARRLRASPTTAVKGVANQGIAGNKVLTDGPGQSALNRLSRDVLSLPGLRTVFLFQGVNDIKAEPGATAGWLIAGYRRLADRVHAAGKCVVAATIAPYKGWPEWDPAGEAVRRKVNAFIRTSGEFDAVTDFDRVLRSPHDPERIRRAFDGGDHLHPNDKGMRAMADAVDPNSLDCGRR, from the coding sequence ATGCCCCGCACCGCACGCCCCCGCAGCCGCACCGCCCCGGCCGCCCTCTCCTGCTGCCTCGTGCTGGGCTGCGCTTCCGGCGGGACGCCCCAGGGGCACGAGCCGGCCCCGCCGACCAGCGCCCCGACGGGGACCGGGTACGGCGTGGTCACCTGGGCCTCCTCCGCCGACCGCATCGGCGCGGCGGCCGACGGCCGCGGCTACCGGCTGGTCGTGCGCACCAGCGTCGGCGGCACCGGCCTCAGGGTGCGGCTGTCCAACGCCTTCGGGGACCAGCCGGTGACGTTCGGCAACGTCCACGCGGGTCTCCAGCGCGACGGAGCCGCACTCGTCCCCGGCAGCAACCGGCGCCTGACCTTCGGCGGCGCCCGCTCCGTCACGGTTCCCGCCGGCGGCATCGTCTACAGCGACCCGCTGCCCGTCCGCGTCCCCGCCGCGAGCAAGCTCGTCGTCAGCCTCTACGTCCCCCGGGCAGGCGGAGTCCTCACCGGGCACTGGATGGCGATGCAGACGTCGTACACCACCGACGGCGACCACACCGCTCAGGAGAGCGGCGCCAACTGGACGCAGCGGACCGGTTCCTGGTCCTACCTCGACGCCGTCACCGTGCGGCCCCGGCCCGCGGCGGGAGCCGTGGCCGCCCTGGGCGACTCGATCACCGACGGCTGGCAGTCCACGACCGACCTCGACCGCCGCTGGCCCGACCACCTCGCCCGCCGGCTGCGCGCGTCCCCCACGACGGCCGTCAAGGGGGTGGCGAACCAAGGCATCGCCGGCAACAAGGTCCTCACCGACGGCCCAGGACAGAGCGCACTGAACCGTCTGTCGCGGGACGTCCTCTCACTGCCGGGTCTGCGCACGGTGTTCCTCTTCCAGGGCGTCAACGACATCAAAGCCGAGCCGGGCGCCACGGCCGGCTGGCTCATCGCCGGATACCGCAGGCTGGCCGACCGGGTGCACGCGGCCGGGAAATGCGTCGTCGCCGCCACGATCGCCCCCTACAAGGGCTGGCCGGAATGGGACCCCGCCGGGGAAGCCGTGCGCCGGAAGGTCAACGCCTTCATCCGCACCAGCGGCGAGTTCGACGCGGTCACCGACTTCGACCGCGTCCTGCGCAGCCCCCACGACCCCGAGCGGATCCGCCGCGCCTTCGACGGCGGAGACCATCTGCACCCCAACGACAAGGGAATGCGGGCGATGGCCGACGCCGTCGATCCAAACAGCCTCGACTGCGGGCGCCGGTAG
- a CDS encoding CAP domain-containing protein, whose amino-acid sequence MSELVPGGNLPLPGGAVTVRVPGPFDVSALVTDDGGKVRDDGDFVFYNQPAAPGATLRGDALTVDPGRLRTGATRVTVAVSPADPGTALGRLPSPTAHVADAGGRPLARFTPPRPRQETVLLLAELYRRGDHWKLRALGQGYADGLAGLARDFGVDVVDDTPAPGPDSAAGAPGARPAPAQSASDPDGFAALVNSARTAVGSPPVSLDPRLVSAARAHAGAMAASGRLGVESRDGVSVYQRVVGAGYAYLTVGEHLVSGPRTTPEFVAYCLRTEGARRTLHDPAFTHAGVAHVHDGPAGDTYWTAIWARSLTPDGLAGATAAVIDLTNRERARAGLPPLAADPLLTAAAQAHSADMVARAFYSHTAPGGSQPWDRAAAAGSTRRSIGENIACGQRSPAEVVEGWMNSPGHRANILKPGFTHLGVGFAGGGRAGTYWTQLFGG is encoded by the coding sequence ATGAGCGAGTTGGTCCCCGGTGGCAATCTGCCGCTCCCGGGTGGGGCGGTGACCGTCCGGGTGCCCGGCCCGTTCGACGTGTCCGCGCTCGTGACGGACGACGGCGGAAAGGTGCGGGACGACGGCGACTTCGTCTTCTACAACCAGCCGGCCGCGCCGGGAGCGACGCTGCGGGGCGACGCGCTCACCGTGGACCCGGGGAGGCTGCGTACCGGCGCCACCCGGGTCACCGTCGCCGTCAGCCCCGCCGACCCAGGAACCGCCCTCGGCCGTCTGCCCTCCCCCACGGCGCACGTCGCCGACGCGGGAGGCCGCCCGCTCGCCCGGTTCACCCCGCCGCGCCCCCGCCAGGAGACGGTCCTGCTGCTCGCGGAGCTCTACCGGCGCGGCGACCACTGGAAGCTGCGCGCCCTGGGCCAGGGGTACGCCGACGGACTGGCCGGACTCGCCAGGGACTTCGGCGTCGATGTCGTGGACGACACGCCCGCGCCCGGACCGGACTCGGCGGCGGGTGCACCGGGCGCCCGGCCCGCCCCCGCACAGTCCGCCTCCGACCCGGACGGCTTCGCCGCCCTGGTCAACTCCGCTCGCACCGCCGTCGGTTCACCGCCGGTCTCGCTCGACCCGCGGCTCGTGTCCGCGGCGCGGGCCCACGCCGGCGCCATGGCAGCGTCCGGACGCCTCGGCGTCGAGAGCCGGGACGGTGTCTCCGTCTACCAACGGGTCGTCGGCGCCGGGTACGCGTACCTCACCGTCGGCGAGCACCTGGTGTCCGGCCCGCGCACCACCCCCGAGTTCGTCGCGTACTGTCTGCGCACGGAGGGGGCCCGCCGCACCCTGCACGACCCGGCGTTCACCCACGCCGGAGTGGCCCACGTCCACGACGGTCCCGCCGGCGACACGTACTGGACCGCGATCTGGGCCAGGTCCCTCACGCCGGACGGACTGGCCGGCGCGACGGCGGCCGTCATCGACCTCACCAACCGGGAGCGCGCCCGGGCCGGACTCCCGCCCCTGGCCGCCGACCCCCTGCTCACCGCCGCGGCCCAGGCGCACAGCGCGGACATGGTGGCCCGCGCCTTCTACTCGCACACCGCGCCCGGCGGCAGCCAGCCCTGGGACAGGGCCGCGGCCGCGGGCTCCACCCGGCGTTCCATCGGCGAGAACATAGCCTGCGGCCAGCGCTCCCCCGCCGAAGTGGTCGAGGGCTGGATGAACAGCCCCGGCCACCGGGCCAACATCCTCAAGCCCGGCTTCACGCACCTCGGGGTCGGCTTCGCGGGCGGCGGCCGGGCGGGCACGTACTGGACGCAGCTCTTCGGCGGCTGA
- a CDS encoding AIM24 family protein codes for MKGDLFSSRHMAQPAVAPGMTVENAKCLRYTVNGEMLARQGAMIAYRGNLQFERKGQGVGGMLKRAVTGEGLPLMAVRGQGEAWFAHEAQNCFIVDVEPGDEFTVNGRNVLCFDATLSYRIATVKGAGITGGGLFNSVFTGHGRLGLVCEGNPLVIPVSPQYPVYVDTDAIVGWTAGLQTSLHRSQSIGSMLRGGSGEAVQLMLQGEGHVVVRPSEATPQKAGQH; via the coding sequence ATGAAGGGTGACCTCTTTTCCAGCAGGCACATGGCACAGCCGGCCGTCGCACCGGGCATGACGGTCGAGAACGCCAAGTGCCTCCGCTACACGGTGAACGGCGAGATGCTCGCCCGGCAGGGCGCGATGATCGCCTACCGGGGCAACCTCCAGTTCGAGCGCAAGGGCCAGGGCGTGGGCGGCATGCTCAAGCGCGCGGTCACCGGGGAGGGACTTCCGCTGATGGCGGTGCGCGGGCAGGGCGAGGCCTGGTTCGCCCACGAAGCGCAGAACTGCTTCATCGTCGACGTCGAGCCCGGCGACGAGTTCACGGTCAACGGCCGCAACGTCCTGTGCTTCGACGCCACGTTGTCCTACCGCATCGCGACCGTGAAGGGCGCCGGCATCACCGGCGGCGGCCTGTTCAACAGCGTCTTCACGGGGCACGGCAGGCTGGGCCTGGTGTGCGAGGGCAATCCGCTGGTCATCCCCGTCTCGCCGCAGTATCCGGTGTACGTCGACACCGACGCGATCGTCGGTTGGACCGCAGGTCTCCAGACCTCGCTGCACCGCTCCCAGTCCATCGGCTCGATGCTCCGCGGCGGCTCCGGCGAGGCCGTGCAACTGATGCTCCAGGGCGAGGGACACGTCGTCGTGCGGCCGAGCGAGGCGACTCCGCAGAAGGCCGGTCAGCACTGA